Below is a window of candidate division KSB1 bacterium DNA.
TTTTTTACGCGCTTTACAGCAGTTCGGGAGAAAACATTCAGGCGATTAGAATCGCAGCAGAGTCTTGTAACAATAAGTTTATCGAGCGGCAAATAGTAAACACCGTCATTCCAAGAATGTTAAAAGAAGGCAAAAGCTTTGTTGAATGTATTGCGCAGACAAATTGTTTTACCATCAATGCCATTCGCAGGTTCAGATCAGGAGAAGAGTCGGGGACTTTGCGAGAAAGCGCACGGCAACTCGCCGACTATTATGAGATGGAAAGCGGTCACAAAATGAAAAGAATGGTGGATTCCATCAATTTGATTATTTCCATCGTGGTATCACTTATGATCATTGGCTTAACTTTGATCTCATCTGAAATTGGTTTTGTCAGTCCAACATCACCTCTCTCGAGGACCCATGAATCAAGTCGCTGAAAAAACATACGATTCCGCAAAAAGCCTCAATCGGCTGACTAAATCGCTGATTGACCACGGTGTGATCGATGAAGAGACACTCGAAAGAGCTTTAATGATCCAGACCCGGGAACCGCGGACAGCTAAACGCAGAATTACGGACATTCTTATTGAAGACTTAAATATCGACCGGGATGCGGTCTTCAAGCAGATCGTTCAATTATACGGCTTCCAGACAATTCATATTACTGAAAAAACAGTTGATCAAGATAGAATCGATTTCATCAAGAATATTCTGACGGAGCTTCCGGAATCGGTGTCCAATCAATTGCTTAATAAAACAGTTCTGCCTTTTAAATGGCATGAATACAAAAAGAATGTTCTCGTCATGGTGGCGGCCGACCCTACGGACAGGGAAGTTCACGATCTGGCCAAAGGCCTTGAGTATGCCGACGTCGAAATCGCTTATACTCCTCTCGATGAAATCGACGCCCTCATCCAGCGGGCTTTTTATGCCAACAATGAATTTCTCCAGAAAGTATTCGAAGATTCGGAACAAGTTGAGATTCTTGATGATGAATCGAAACAAGTAGATGAAGAAGTCCTAGATTCGGAAATCAACAAGAGTCGTTTAACGAACCTGGTTGAAGGAATGCTGGTCGAAGCAGTCAGAAAAGGCGCCAGTGATATTCACGTTATCCCAAAAGAAGGCAATCGAACTGAAATCTTTTTCCGTTTTGACGGTAAGCTGCAGCCCTGGTACGTTCAAACCGACATAAAGCCGGAGTCGGTTATCGCGGTAATAAAAGACCGCGCCTTAAACATCGACCGGTTTGAAAGAATTCAGGCTCAAGACGGATTTATTCAACGAAAGATCGATGGTTTTTATATTCGGTTCAGAGTTTCGGTTATACCGATCGTCGGCGCGGAATTCGATCGTCGTTTTGAAAGCGTGGTCATCCGTGTTCTCGACGATAGAAAGGTCATCACCGACCTGGCAAAAATTGGTTTACAGGAACAAGCGCTGAAAGACTTCAGAAAGTCCATCGAGCAGCCCCAGGGGATTATTATTCTAACAGGCCCAACCGGCAGCGGTAAAAGCACCACCCTGGTGGCGGCACTCAGTCAGGTGATGGACGCCACCAAGAATGTCCTGACCATCGAAGAACCGGTTGAGTATCTGATCCAGGGCGCACGGCAAATTAAACTGAGTCCAAAGCTCACTTTTGATACTGCCCTGAGATCAATTCTGCGTCACGACCCGGACATCGTGATGGTCGGAGAAATTCGTGATTTGAAATCCGCAGAAATTGCTATTTCATTAGCCAATACCGGCCACCTGACTTTTTCAACCCTGCATACAAACGATGCTCCGAGTGCAATTTCCAGGCTTTATATGTTGGGCGCCGAACCTTTTTTGATTGCCAACGCCATCAACCTGGTGATGGCACAACGTCTGGTTAGAAAGTTATGTGAAACCTGCAAAAGCCCGGTCAGCAATCCGGACCCGGATCATCTGTTACGGATGGGGTTTACTAAAAATGAAACCTCAAATACAACATTCTACACAAACGTCGGCTGCGATGAATGCTTCGGAGGGTTCAAAGGCAGGATTGCCATTAGCGAGGCATTACTTTTTAATTCGGAAATTCGGAAAGAAATCATCAAGACGTCCGGCGAAGTAGATGAAGAAACTATGCGAGCAATCGCACAGGACAATGGCATGCTGTCTTTAAGGGATTCCGGCAAAGAGCGAGTAAAAAATGGCATGACCACCTTGCAAGAAGTTATAGACACAACAATGGAGGTTTAAGATGGGACAACGTGAACTTCTGCTTGTACTTGGAGCGCTCATATTGTTTGGATTAACCATGCTCTCCACAAACCGCTATGTAATAGACCAGAATGAATCCATTATTCAGAGAGAATTCGAATTTTATGGCATCTCCTTAGCTCAGTCATTTATCGAAGAAGCCAAAACCAAAGCTTTCGATGAGAAAGTAATCAATGCGGCCGTTAACGCGCCGAATCAGCTGACAAAGTGGAACGAATTAGGTCCCGACGCGGGCGAAACCCACCCTAACTTCGATGATGTAGACGATTATAATGGCTTGACCCTAACAGATAGTACCGGCCGCGACGAATTTGACGTCAGCATTGAAGTCGGATATATTCTTGATGAGACGGATCCGGAAACGATTATTAATAGCCGATCCTGGTATAAAAGAATGAACGTCACGATATCAAATCCCTTTTTAATCCAACCGCTTGTGTTGGGTTTCGTTTTTTCATATTTACCAAATCCTTAGACGGGGGCATCAATCATGGATTCATATCTCAGTCTTATCGGCAGCATTGTGATCGGTGGTTTGCTGCTGTTCAGCGTTTTGAATTTTCAGACAGATGTAAGACAGCACTCATTTGAGTATAGCAATTCTCTGATCGTGCAACAGACCGCTCTGTCAATAATCGAATTATTAGAGCAGGATTTGCGTCAAATCGGCTATGGCTATAACTTCCCGTCTTTGGCGGTTTCTGCACTGGATTCCATCACCTTTTATGCAGACTTGTTTGACGACGGCGTCCTGGATACAGTTAACTACAGCCTAAGTGATGTCAGTGAAGCCTCGGGAACAACCAATCCTCGTGACAAAATTTTTTACAGAACGATCAACTCCGATCCCCAGGTCGACGACGCTTTAGGGGTTACAAATTTTCAACTTATTTTCTTTGACGCCAATGGTGACACCACAGTGAATCAAACGGAAATTAGAACAATTGAAGTCACACTGGAATTTGAAAGCACTGAACCGTATTTGGACAGACTGGGTACGGAAAGAT
It encodes the following:
- a CDS encoding type II/IV secretion system protein, whose translation is MNQVAEKTYDSAKSLNRLTKSLIDHGVIDEETLERALMIQTREPRTAKRRITDILIEDLNIDRDAVFKQIVQLYGFQTIHITEKTVDQDRIDFIKNILTELPESVSNQLLNKTVLPFKWHEYKKNVLVMVAADPTDREVHDLAKGLEYADVEIAYTPLDEIDALIQRAFYANNEFLQKVFEDSEQVEILDDESKQVDEEVLDSEINKSRLTNLVEGMLVEAVRKGASDIHVIPKEGNRTEIFFRFDGKLQPWYVQTDIKPESVIAVIKDRALNIDRFERIQAQDGFIQRKIDGFYIRFRVSVIPIVGAEFDRRFESVVIRVLDDRKVITDLAKIGLQEQALKDFRKSIEQPQGIIILTGPTGSGKSTTLVAALSQVMDATKNVLTIEEPVEYLIQGARQIKLSPKLTFDTALRSILRHDPDIVMVGEIRDLKSAEIAISLANTGHLTFSTLHTNDAPSAISRLYMLGAEPFLIANAINLVMAQRLVRKLCETCKSPVSNPDPDHLLRMGFTKNETSNTTFYTNVGCDECFGGFKGRIAISEALLFNSEIRKEIIKTSGEVDEETMRAIAQDNGMLSLRDSGKERVKNGMTTLQEVIDTTMEV